Sequence from the Epinephelus moara isolate mb chromosome 19, YSFRI_EMoa_1.0, whole genome shotgun sequence genome:
GAATTACAGGAAAACTTTCGTCTCAGATCCTCTAGCACATCAAGATCAAAGCAAAAGTGACAACTCTTTAAGTCTTCAGCCATACTTGTGGCCCTCCACGCTGCAAAACGCACTGCATATATTGCCAAGAATTGAGATACTTCTCTGTTAATCCCATGGGTGAGTCAAAACATATACAGTTTGACCAGAAGGTGGCACTACAGGACAGGCCACATTGGCTGTGTTTCATTTGTAAATCGACTTCCCCTCGATCACTTGGCCTCCGGTCTGGGTATTGCGCATACACACTTTCAGCCCAAACTATCATGTTATGATGAGTTATAGGCTTAGCGTGATACTTCTTTTTAGGAATCATCATAAACATCTTCTGCAGATAACTGCACTATAATTGCAGCATCTGGTAATTAGCTGCATCAGTTTCTGATTTAAAATTTGTCTATCATCATTATTTACTATTATTGCTACAGGTTCATCTTCTGAGTCATTCTGTAACTGGAGGTACATTTCATGTCCATTGACGataatgatatatttttttaaacaattccttaaaaaaaaaaaaaaatcatatcttaCCGATCAAAGGAAAGCATATTATAAAATCAGACAAACATCTAATGCCCGCTGTGTTTCATGTAGCTTCAAATTGACCGTTTTTGCAATGTCAGTTTTTCACTTGGTTGCATCTTGGCCTCAAAATGATGAATAGAAAAACACTCAAGTTAGCATTATCTATCTAATAGTTCTAAATCAttataaaaatgcagttttttttaaactgtgttactaacagtacaaaaaaaatggtttgtCCAACAAACCATGTAACCAGcacaggcccccaggaagtgctcTGGCACTGAAGCCAATATTTGTTATGTCCAAATATTGGAATGACATCTTCCAAGATCGTCATATGACGTCACTGGGCCCCAAAAGACTATTCCCCCATAGATCTTACATTATGAAATAGATGTCTGCAAATcggtgaatacatttttttgagcgtcacaccTCCCACAAAATGATTCCCCTCGAGGgcaagagcagaggagaagtcAATGGTGGCATGCAAAACGAATGAAACACTACCACTGTTCCCTAAATCAGAAGACTGTTACTCCAGTTACACAAGTACAATCACGTGAAATATTTGCGCTGGCAGGCTCCATTGTACAGCGGTTGGTTTTGTCTTTTACTCAACTTGCCAGGCTCAACTCTGTGTCTGTCCTCTCCCTAAGCTGTACTTTGTCAGCTTACAGCCATGTCATGGGGAAGTTACAGTGCAACATAACCAACTTTACAGTGTGAACATCATTTGTGTCAACACCGTAGTAGTACTTACAAATGGGAATCTTGTATAGTTTTGAAAATCTGACTGAGTTGGAAAGATAATCAGATAATGATTTAATTAACTAATTTAATGTCAATTTATCAAGCATCCAGTATTTTAAACTTGCACATGATGAATTAAAATCATACAACTGTAGCTGAATCTGTTAATCCGTTACACAATGAATTATTAGTACAAGTACCAGCAACACCTCTTTCTAATCCTGTGAGAGTGTGAAGttttcttcatttctttctttaccTGTTTACCTGGATGGGAATGAATGTGTTTTCCCAAACTGTCCCATTTAACGTTTGACCTAATTGTTGTCGGTTATGATCGTAcaatcctttttttatttttcaatgtgTGCATTCATCTGAggtatctttttattttgtcatcaggCTTTTTTTCCTGATCTATTCTACCTCTTAAATGTGATTCGTTGTGCTGCATTTCCTCTTTGTAAAGCAGTTTATACCTCTACATTTAAgaagaaagtaaaaaagtaatgtattactATTGTCATCCATATTAGTGATTAGGAGGCAGCTACAGGTTGAGACCCACCTGTGAATGTACGGATGAGCTCCGCGACTGAAAGTCTGACCTCCTGCTCAGAAAGTGTCTCCATATACTTCGACTCGTGCCCTGCGATCCAGCCGCAGAGAACGTGGCTATAAATGATAGTTTAACAATAATTAGCAAGATGAGTCACATGGCTGCATTACTCTCTGAATCTATGAGTCACTCAGGGAGCTTTAAATAGGGAAGAGTGAGCATCAGTCACTGCTCAGCTGCCTAACATGTTACTGACCTTTCAGAACGTTTGATCACAGTGAACGCTGACAATTTCCTTATCCAGGAATTGTTGGACACCTGGTCCAAAATGTCCTCCTAAAGAGACAAAGGatgtaaaacaaaaattgaTTATCAGGGTTATTTGCTGATGAAAATTGGgcaaacaaatgtgtttactgctgtttttaaagaaaaaaatattaccaGAGGAAGCTATTTATGCACTAGCATGTACTTTGATGAGGAGAAGAAAGGACTGATAAAGTATCCCATAGATGCATGTTAGTATCAGGTGTAAATGCCTATCCATTATGTATAACAGGGCTTTTCCCAGCAGGTAGCTGCTGTAGGTCTGTTTATTAGGATCATAAAATCATAGTGGAAGGTCAGTTTAAGGTTTTGCCGGCAAATAAAACTTCTTAATGTGCTACTGAAGAAGcctattaaattaaaattattaattaaattacaCATATTCTGTCCAAACACATTGTCACTACCAAATAccaacgcttggtcagtgatcaGTCAAGACATGATGCGCTAGACACCCCTCCTacgtcagttttggatgttcagggaTGGTATGTcaatttaatcaatcaatcaatcaatcaatcaatcaatcaatcaatcaatcaatcaattatatttataaagcccaatatcacaaatcacaatttgcctcacagggctttacagcatacgacatccctctgtccttaggaccctcgcaatggataaggaaaaactccccccaaaaaatctttcatgggggaaaaaaaattacacttcTTAGCTGCATcctctcttttcaaaatacattttcggGGTTTCcttcacaagaaatgtacagtttctgctttttaaatacaagcaatcattttcaaaataaacttagaacataggtaaaactagaattactgcctctcagttgtatgcctctgcgaaCTAGTGAAGTTACAGTcaacagtttacatccacgtctgtgaaaacatggatgcttcacacacatcttcccctcaacagcacagaagatctataaaATCAGCAAAACATACGACAAGAACAtattttgaggtcacagtgatgtttgacctttgacccccatATTCTAATCAggttattgttgagtccaagtggatgtctgcgccagatttgaagaaatttcctcaaggccttcttgagatatcacttttatgagaatgggacagatgcaaggtcacagtgaccttgacctttgatcacaaaactctaatcagttcatacttgactcaaagtgaaagtttataccaaatttgaagaaattctgtCATGGTGGTTTTgagttcacgagaatgagacagacgaggtcgcagtaaccttgacctttgaccaccaaaatctcatcagttcaCCCTTGAGTTTAAGTGAATGTCTGTACCcaattttgaagaaattctttCTGATGGCATCCTTGAGacattgtgttcatgagaagggaatggacggacagacagcccACCAACATAATCCCTCTGGCACGGAGACATAAAAACTTCTGTTTTAGGTGTACTTCCTTATGTTCAGGGAACAAAATAACGTGTTAAGATTTAGTGAACAAAATAacgtgtttaggtttagggaacaaaaTAACGTGTTAAGATTTAGGGAACAAAAGAATGTAGTTAggtttaaaataagtacatttgctaCCGACATAATACaacatcacatgacatatgtctatgctacacatactagcacactacatcgttattaaaataactctacTGGCCTTTGGTCaagggctcccaggtgaaagtccagtgtttaaCCCACCTGCCCTTTGTGGACTTTCTCCCTTTTTGTGCTATGGTAGTTGCCTGAATTATTGAGAAATGCCGCCACACGGTGCATCTCATACTGTTGCTAAAGGGTGCTTCTGtgcattggtgtctgacacctgACCAAGAGTCCGTATTTGATGAGTCGAGAGTGAGCCCAGATTAGACACTGGTTCTGTGCATgcttataaatgtattttatggtTCAAGGATGTGCTACAGACCTCATCTTCCCACACCAGGAAGATTATCTCACAGTCAGCATCCCACCACCGAGATTCAAACTCTACGAATATTTTGTTGCATGTTCCAAATCCCAGTCTCTGGATGGAGTTCAGCTTGTGTGCaggtagaggaggagagaacagGGTTGAATGGTGCTTCTTAAGGTATCctaagaaacaaacacacaagaagTTAATGCTTAGGGTTAGGTGGTGGGTGGGGTAAGACATTTTTCCATACCACTAAAACTGAGGTTACCCCTCCTACttttatgtgattttattaTATTGCAGGATTGTGTGATGGATTTCgatataacttttttttctcagtgtgaTGAATTAACTTGATTTGTCAAATATTTAATTAGATGAAAAAGCCAATTagattatttaattaatttgtgATTACAGAtttttccaaaaaatattacatatcACAGTCTATATTGATACtatactgtaaaactgtaaatacTATAATAGAGGATTTTATCCATATTGACAACACCCACTGTAAAGCCAAAATAATGTTGCCAAAAAAAGCATAGCCCTGCAACTAATTAACTCATTGACAGAAGTCAAATGTCTCATTTACACTCATCATACACTGAACAATAGTATAGTAAGTGTGTAGAGGTCTACCTAGAGGCACTGTAACAATAACATGATCAGCAGCGATCCTCTCCCCATCATTACACTCAGCCGTAACAGTGCTGTCTCCGCTCTCTGTGTTGTCCCAGTGGACACAGCGAACAGGCCGATTGTAGGTCACTAAACCACTGGGGAGCTCCGACATCAAGTTCTGGATTAGGCCTTCGTAGCCACTGCAAGAGAAAGGCAATGAATAAAAGTTACCGACATGCATATGTGCGACACTTTAATGGACTTAGATATTGGTTTATCTCAAAAAGGCTCAGTCTCAGCACCCCAAGGGGATCAGGTCTTGGGGAGCAAATTgtccctttgctaagtcccatCCCTTTGTTGTTAGCCTCTGCTACTCCGTCAAGCTGTCAGTGAGCATGGAGCCTGCACCATAACAgtcactaactgcactcccaggaggaaagtgaaccaccacattaTCTGGTGACTGAGGCAGAGGACAGGGAAATTATGGAATAAAACTATGCTGTAAAGCAGGGTAGAAGTGCTAACTTAGTAAGGCAATGTATAACATTTAACGTACATCTCCTTTCGACCTCTCCTGGTAACAAATTTCACTAACCCACCTCTTATTCTGGCCATTTAAAATATACCCACTTAccagccaaaaagccactggaatataTAAGAAAgaatacccacttcctccttggtaacATACcaatctacctagtagtacacccacctcatcaactaccacttcACCACAGCTAATAATACCATATAATAACAATGTCCTCCGTTAAATTCTAGCTAAGGAGTTTTGTTGCATGTCACACACCCCTCTCTTTCCCCCATCacataaaggcaaaaatgccccaaaaacaatctcaaatgaataaaaacagtgaaCTGAGTAAAAAGAGGAGCTGAGTGGAGATCGATATTGGTAACACGACTTATTTAGAGGGCTGAAACTCATTATCTAACCCAAAAAGggtgaacattcttcatgagTTGGGGATAAAGggttctcatttatccagtcatgtgCTAAGAACTTTCCAAACACGTGCCTTTTTGTCAAACCAGTATGACTGAAACACTTCCACCTAGGAGTAGCACGCCCTGGGCACCCCTCAGAacgtgtttgggaagtattgaGCATAGGACTGGATAaaagagacttggattatactgcaggaccCCTGCTTGCTTTAGTTCATAAAAATGTTCATCTTTTTTGGATTTTcttttcactgtggaggcaaACGGGaaaaccaaattaaaaaacaaattcaaggtGACACGCGGTGAGTTACTGATATACAGATGGCcattttgtgagtgaagtattcctttaataaatgttaataaatttttataacatttatttagTGTGTATGACTATGTTTATGGGACAGTGTAGAACAAACCCTGGGAATGTGCAGTCGAGTCCAGTTAGAGCCTTGTAGATGTTATATCCTGCCAGGTCTATCTCGTCCATGGTGGGAGCTGCACTGGCACAGCACTCCTCCTTCAACATGGCACTGATGGCACACAGTAGCAGCTTCCTGGTGCTTTCGTCCTTATTGGCCCACCTCTCTGCTGCTCGCTGTCGTGCCTGCACATAGCACCAAACACCCAAACTTCAGTTTATCATTAAGAAGTTCTCAGATCTCAACAGTAGGGAATATAATTTTGGTCATTGAGAGAAAATATACCTCTGATCGAACAAAATGTCCTACGCTGGCCCAGGGCTTTTCTCCTTGATTTCGAAACTGGAAAGTATCCTCCAATAGCTCATCAAACATCTCCAGAGCAGGTTTCATGTCTTCAGCACTGAGCTTCTGACCTGCACATCACCCGCAGAACACAATAAcagaaatcactttttttttgcataaagtAAACAATAGCCAGACTACTGGACACAGAATGTTTGTCATGAGGACACAGCTAATGCACACAAAGCCAGATAACTTGAATGTGTTAAAACAGGCTGCTGGTGACATGTTGCATTTCACCATCTGGTGACCTGAACtgctgaaccagttgggaacccaGGGAAGGCGTTCATCAAGGTCCATGGCCTGGTTCTCTTGGGTGAGGGCCTCTGGAGCCAGGAGGCCATAGTCACGTGCCAGACAAAACACTGGGTTCTCCTCAGACGGACCGTGGATATAACTTGCACCcatttctgtaatgttgttaCCTGTTAAGAAAAAACACAGGATTGTGTAgttacagagaaaataaatatgactgATAACATGTTTTCCTCCTTTCattatataattattaattatgtaaAATTACATCTCAAGagacttttatttgttttaaaagagCTACACAACAATGTTGTAACTAggagtaaaaaaaatgtgaaaactaACTGAAACGATACTGGGTATgtacaaaactaaaataaaacacacttttaatgtCTTAAGTTTTAGCTGAGCTGCAATAAGCATGACGAGGCACTGGTGCATGTTCACTGAGACTGTGATGTCTACATGACTGTGAGTCAAGTGCCTTCACAGTGTTGTGACTGTATTGTAACACCTATTTTAAACTTAAATCCCACCCCTGACAATTAACCCTtaatttaaaacttaaaaacaaaagaaaaattaacaaaaactaaactggAACAAGCAAATCCACTCCGAAAACTAACTAAAActgagtttaaaataaaatcaagaacaaaataatgtaatgaaaatgaaaaattaatgaaaaatacaaaactataataCACACTTACACAACTGTCATAATCATGAGTGTGATGATGTGTTCCCATTGTAGATCAGCTGTAACCAAGCCCTACACACAGCTGAatttctgctttttgttttcaggctttatGCCTTCATTTCACCACAAACtttctaaatatttttaaaaattttttttttaattttatatactttattaatccccgaggggaaattcaatttttctattttttcactctgtttgtcaattacacacaggtccgaacacacacgcacaaactggacctatacatgcactaagtggagagatgtcagagtgggctgcccatgtaggggagaccggggatgaCTGTAGCATGGGTAGGCTTGTAACAGTTACAGTTTGACCAATTAGAAAGAAGCTGTGGTGATGTCATCGATGTGCTGTAGATACAACTGTTTTACTTATATCACCTTAAGTGTCAGGTTCTCTACTTTAATTTGATGTGTTGCTTTCATGATAGCTAGCAAGCACATGCTGAAAAATGTTAGCTTTGTAATGGCTGCCGGTACGGGTAGGGTTGTAACACCTTCTGCATTGTGTGCATGGAACATTTTGCAAACTCAAAGTCAAAATTAGTGTGGGTCAAGTGTGTTGATTGTACGTTCTGGGCCCATGAAGCCTGCACTCCAGGGAAAGGTGTCTACGTTTGCCACAACTGTGAGTCTGATTGAAACAACTGTAGCCTACATATTTAGGTTCTTatagaccacacacacacacacacacacacacacacacacacacggtccaCAATCACACATTTGTTATTGTGCTAAATTTTTGTCACTTTAAATTGTTCACTCTGTTAAAactgtttattctttattcttcatTGAAGTTTGTTGCATAAACTGGATAGTGTGTGTCTTATTTAATCACAATATCTATTGTTACATCCATCCCCAGCTAGTGTTACAACCTACCACGTTAGTGGGGAGGGTTGTAACAATATCACTCTTTGTATATGACATTAACTCCCATAACTCTGTGATTGTGTAGTACTCTCCAAGTGATTTTATTTGTAGTAGACCTATATGGCAACCATGTATCAAAGTTTTAGAGATCTAGCTCAAACACTCATCAAGTTACTTGTGCTCAAGCAAAAAGTGTTACAACCATCCCCGTTCTCCCCTATTTCATATTGTGGATcacatagacatatatacatagacgccgcatcgacTGCCTGAGCGCGTCCTCGCCGGCCGCCAccttggatgggtctcgctacgcctccacagtgcattcacttctattgaggaaggagctgtatgcacaagtaaaatagaataactcactgaattttcaactgatcttcacgcggtttggtttgttacaaacggcacacatgtagttatgatacaggatgctttcgtacattaaaaatgcgggatttcatgctttaatactttctgcagatagcaacagcactcagttgaaaattcagtgagttattctattttacttgtgcatacagctccttcctccttcctcgGCTCCGATAGGCAGCGGCAGTCAATGCGGCGTCTATATGTCTATGGTGGATCAACCTTCACCCCTCTGACACAAGCACTGGAGTTTAAATACATGATCATTTAAACAGAGATAAAGAAGAGAATAGATAAGCAGATGATGTATTAGCTGTACATACAAGGCTTTGGTTTGTTGTAACttgtgaaattattattattgaatttTCTAAAAGACTGCCTGATAACAACAGCTCACATAAAGTTGCTCACCCAATCTTTCGGTTTTTATTCTTCCTCCGCTCCTTGCAGTCGCTTCAAGTATCCTCACATGATGAAACCCAGCGTTAACGAGCCGCTGTGCCGCCGCTATACCTGCTATCCCGCATCCTATAATAACTATCTCTGGGTCTGCGCTTGTAGCCATATTCGCTTTGCACCGGACACAAGCCACAACTGTACATATTAAGATATGAATCCTGTTGCCTGCTTCCGTATACGTAGGCCTACCGTGAATTCCGCCTCCCGTTATGCGTGTTGTTAATTTGGGGCTGACAGCTCTATCAAGCCCCGGTGCAGGAGGCGGAGCTGTGCAGCTGCATGCCCAAAGCTTGTCTGTTCAGTAACTGTTCAGGTCAGCTCAGGTGAACCAGGTGCTGCACAGACATGCTTTCAGGCATATCTGATGAAACATATATGCACTCGCCTCACTTCCACGCTCGTTGGAATACAGAGGTCTCTATTACTGTAAACAGTGCCAATGTGGAGACACCTGACAGGGGTGCACACTGTGCTGGACGTGGCCAACAGGCTGTTTTCATGGACCATTCAAATATTTTGTCGTGGCCTGCCTGTTTAATTCTGTCAGGGAATAATCATACTCTTATATCATGAACAAAAATGCATAACCTATAATGTGCTCATAAACTTAttgcaggggtgtcaaactcatt
This genomic interval carries:
- the LOC126406570 gene encoding peroxisomal N(1)-acetyl-spermine/spermidine oxidase-like, which gives rise to MATSADPEIVIIGCGIAGIAAAQRLVNAGFHHVRILEATARSGGRIKTERLGNNITEMGASYIHGPSEENPVFCLARDYGLLAPEALTQENQAMDLDERLPWVPNWFSSSGQKLSAEDMKPALEMFDELLEDTFQFRNQGEKPWASVGHFVRSEARQRAAERWANKDESTRKLLLCAISAMLKEECCASAAPTMDEIDLAGYNIYKALTGLDCTFPGGYEGLIQNLMSELPSGLVTYNRPVRCVHWDNTESGDSTVTAECNDGERIAADHVIVTVPLGYLKKHHSTLFSPPLPAHKLNSIQRLGFGTCNKIFVEFESRWWDADCEIIFLVWEDEEDILDQVSNNSWIRKLSAFTVIKRSESHVLCGWIAGHESKYMETLSEQEVRLSVAELIRTFTGNPTITPTGILRSQWFHDPWTCGSYIYPAVGCVVQDLENMREPLPMKGSQSQPLQVLFAGEATHPYYYSTVHGALLTGWREADRLISHYSSISPD